The genomic segment TAGGTGGTGGCCTCGGAGGCACCAGACGTGGGGGCGCAGATGTTAACATACGGCACTCTGGCAGAGATGACACGTCTAGATATGACGAGAGGTaaggattagtgttgagcggatccgaactgtaaaaatccggatcggcACGGTTTTAGCGTCCGATCCAGGTCCGACCTGGATCCGGGAATctggctgcacgatccgggttcgggatttttttttcctctccctcctccccctctctctccctcctccccctctctctccctcctccccctctctctccctcctccccctctctctccctcctccccctctctctccctcctccccctctctctccctcctccccctctctctccctcctccccctctctctccctcctccccctctctctccctcctccccctctctctccctcctccccctctctctccctcctccccctctctctccctcctccccctctctctccctcctccccctctctctccctcctccccctctctctccctcctccccctctctccctcctccccctctctccctcctccccctctctccccctcctccccctctccctcctccccctctctccctcctccccctctctccctcctccccctctctccctcctccccctctctccccctcctccccctctctccccctcctccccctctctccccctcctccccctctctcccctcctccccctctctctctccctcctccccctctctctccctcctccccctctctctccctcctccccctctctctccctcctccccctctctctccctcctccccctctctctccctcctccccctctctctccctcctccccctctctctccctcctccccctctctctccctcctccccctctctctccctcctccccctctctctccctcctccccctctctccccctcctccccctctctccccctcctcctcctctctccccctcctccccctctctccccctcctccccctctctctccgtcctccctctctctctccctcctccccctctctctctctctctctctctccctcctccccccctctctctctctctccctcctccccccctctctctctctctccctcctccccctctctctctctctctccctcctccccctctttctctctctccctcctccccctctctctctctccctcctccccctctctctctctctctctctccctcctccccctctctctctctctctccctcctccccctctctctctctctctctctccctcctccccctctctctctctctccctcctccccctctctctctctctctctccctcctccccctctctctctctctctctccctcctccccctctccccctctctctctctctccctcctccccctctctctctctctctctctctctctctctctccctcctccccctctctctctctctctctctctctctctccctcctccccctctctctctctctctctctctctctctccctcctccccccctctctctctctctccctcctcccccccctctctctcccccctccttcctcctcccctctctctcccccctccttcccctctctctcccccctccttcccctctctctcccccctccttcccctctctctcccccctccttcccctctctccccccctccttcccctctctctccccccctccttcccctctctctccccccctccttcccctctctctccccccctccttcccctctctctccccccctccttccctctctctccccccctccttcccctctctctccccccctccttcccctctctctccccccctccttcccctctctctccccccctccttcccctctctctccccccctccttcccctctctctccccccctccttcccctctctctccccccctccttcccctctctctccccccctccttcccctctctctccccccctccttcccctctctctccccccctccttcccctctctctccccccctccttcccctctctctccccccctccttcccctctctctccccccctccttcccctctctctccccccctccttcccctctctctccccccctccttcccctctctctccccccctccttcccctctctctccccccctccttcccctctctctccccccctccttcccctctctctccccccctccttcccctctctcccccccccctccttcccctctctctccccccctccttcccctctctctccccccctccttcccctctctctccccccctcctcttttGACTTACATTGGGCCCACTTCTGGGGCAACCCGCAACGGATCCgccagacccggattattagcaatctgctcaactctagtaagggttAAAGTCCTGTTTTCAAAGAGATCTACTACGACAGCCGTAAACTAATTAAGGGATACAAAAAAAACCTCTTTAAAAGCAGCcttttagttttttgggtttttttttactttgcgaTAACAGTCCAGTGCTTCCACAAAGTTTAAACAGGTTTTTCACTACAATAcaaatctttttttgtttttttgtcctaACATTTCCTAACAATCACTGTTAGACACAGGATAAAGTATATTAAAAACAGTTTTGTTAGGAAGAGTTTAGACATATGAAAgggggtcatataagcagtggaaaacccctttagttTAGACCCGGATGgcacccaaaaatttgagaggaaaaagggtgcgtcttataatcggtTGTAGCTTACCGAGGGTTGGGGCATgcggtggagcgaggtcacaggagccTTTGTCACCGCTGCATGGCCGTGGCGAGAGTAGGGCAAAACAGCGGGCATTGTGAGACAGGAGTGGGTGGTGCAGCGAGTGTGGAGCCATCCCGGCAAGGCAATGGCCGTTGCGAGGCAGGAGCCATCCCGGCAAGGCAATGGCCATTGTGAGGCAGTAGCCATCCTGGCAAGGCAAAGGCTGTTGCGAGGCAGGAGCCCATCCCGGCAAAGCAATGGCCATTGCGAGGCAGGAGACATGCCGGCAAAGCAATGGCCATTGCGAGGCAGGAGCCATCCCGGCAAGGCAATGGCCTTTGCGAGGCAGGAGCAATCCCGGCAAGGCAATGGCCTTTGCGAGGCAGGAGCAATCCCGGCAAGGCAATGGCCTTTGCGAGGCAGGAGCCATCCCGGCAAGGAAATGGCCTTTGCGAGGCAGGAGCCATCCCGGCAAGGCAATGGCCGTTGCGAAGCAGGAGCCATCCCCAgtgactaaataaaaaaaaaaaagacggcggggcaggcttcaaagaaataaaTGGTGTGtgtacagatgagatctcagcttgtcattgagccgagagcttaatctgcacacgcgccaactCCGGCCGCCATTTCTTTTACGGCTGCACCGCCaaagtttttttttgttacatagtCACTGGGGATGGCTCCTGCCTCGCAATGCCAGCTGCTTTGCCGGTATTGggcctgcagcatcaccctactccagcaccgtcCCTGCCTCCCGTAACCCCTGCTACACTGCCGCCTCCCCACTAATCTACAGCCGgattataatgtatgtatataatgtgtaataaCGTTTTTCTTACACCTACTAATTTTGAGTCTTGTCTGCTTTTACCAGGGATCGTGaccgagaaagggaaagagaccgcCGAGAAAGGAGCCGGGAGCGTGATAAGGATCGCGAGAGGCGTAGAAGCCGTTCCAGGGAACGTCGGAGGAGGACCCGCAGCCGTGAAAAGGAGGAAAGGAAACGTAGCAGAGAAAGGAGTAGGGATAAGGATAAAGACAAAGATAAGGATAAAGACAAAGATAAGGATAAGGACAAGGATAAGGATAAGGAACGAGATCGCAAACGTAGGAGTCGTAGTAGGGACCGAAAAAGGGATAGAGACCGTGACAGGGAAAAGAAAGAGGAGCGAGTTGAAGGGGAGACTCAAGAATCTGCAGAGGTTGCTGTCGAAGAATTAATGGCAGGTGGTGATGCAGAACTGGATGGAATTGAGTACAAGCCAGAGCCAGAAGAAAAGAGTAGTAGGGATCGTGACCGAGACAGGGATAGAGAGAAGGAAAAGGAAAGGGATAAAGATAAAGATAGAGACCGGGATCGAGACAGGAGACGCAGCCATAGAGACCGCGATAGAGATAAGGAAAGGGATAGAGACAGAGATCGCAGACGGGATAGAGATAGGGACAGGGGAGATCGGGAGCACAAACGGGATAGAGACCGTGGTGACCGCAGCGAGAAGCGGGAGGAGAGAATTCCAGATAACGGTATGATTCAGGAGCAAGCGGAGGAGACCAGCCAAGATATGTACTTGGATCAAGAGTCCATGCAGTCCGGAGAAGGCTACTTATCCACAGAGAATGGCTATATGGTGGAGCCTCCTATGGAGTGACCTTGTCTAATCTGACGAACTCTCCATCCTCAATGGAACTTTTCTTCTGTAGCCAGACTTCGTAGTGCACATTCAAGAAGCCACAGCCACCGTTCTCGCTTGTGAATACAGCTTGGATCCCCTCAACCGTGATTAAATGTGCAGTTACTAAAGAGTAATGCTATTTACCATCAGTTTTTGACTACGCcattggaaattttttttttttgtcttgtaggTGGGTATGTTTTACATGTTTATGTAACAAAATTCATCCTTGAACTTGTGTAAAGTCGCAtttattttatttccttttttacGGCCTCTCAAAATAAAATCATTTTaatgttcgtttttttttttttggatttgtGCTTCCATTTATTTTGTCAATAATGGGTCATATTGACTTGATGGTTCCTGGTCACCTTCCGGTTATTCCAGTTTTTATCCTTCAATAACCGGTTCTCGTACGCTATTCTTAGTCATTTGTCCTCTTAAATTATGGCTTGCTTGTTATTTGCAGGCCATTGAGGATCTGTCAGATAACGTTGCTCCTTAAGGCCCATGATTGCACCAGTGAGACCCTTCTTTTTATTGGTAAAAAACAAGAACCCAAATTTATTCCGGATCTATTTAAAGTAAGGAATGTCGCCCTCCATCCTCGGTTCTTGCCAGTGGACAAATTTGGAGAAACTTTTGTTTCTAtaggatatatatagatatatataggtgatatatatgaccccagtccctcctgggatgtgtacgcccctcctgggatgtgtacgcccctcctgggatgtgtacgcccccagcccctcctgggatgtgtatgcccccagcccctcctgggatgtgtatgcccccagcccctcctgggatgtgtatgcccccagcccctcctgggatgtgtatgcccccagcccctcctgggatgtgtacgcccccagcccctcctgggatgtgtacgcccccaacccctcctgggatgtgtacgcccccagcccctcctgggatgtgtacgcccccagcccctcctgggatgtgtaCGCCCCCAGCCTCTTCAGACCATGAcacacctggaaaagcagttgagaaacaacatgatcagtatcgccgaacatcacagccgcatcaaagagaagcagctccaaccaccacagtaggggccagttaattgtttgaccaaatatagccaggttgttttcaagttgataatttgatgCGGCCCCCGAAGGGTGGTAGAaagttccaaatggcccccggcagtaaaacgtTTCCCCACCCCCGCTATAGGACCTCAAAACCCCCACAGGTGTGCCCATCTGCATATCTCTCGGCGCCATTACCACACACGCAACACCGCCACAACAAGGCACTGTTCTGCACCTTCCGACCTCCCAGGATCACGTTTTTCCCCTGCAGGCCTTCAGAGATGAAGGCCCCATTACTGGTGTTGACCTACGGAGCGCTCTTCCCCCTAGCTTTTTTGTCAACTGTCAACACTCCCTCGCTGTAAAGGCACCCCTGCCCTGTagcaagtagtggaaattcctttcctgatccagcaacacgtccgagatagatgtgaattaaaaattcattttattgaaaaattgttaaaaacaccaatcatcagaatgacatccaaaaaaattttttctttaaaaagaaagcgtcttacgcgtttctggccattgtggcccttagtcatagacatatgttaCCTTCATAGACGATATTTTGATAATATGGCGTGGATGTGAAGCGGCCATACCAGAGTTTTTTAAGTACATTAATTCTAACATGTTCAATCTGAAATTTGTTTCTTGTAGCCAGCGGGAGTCTATTTCCTTCTTAGATCTCACTCTTGTTGGTGACTCAGTGAACAAACGAGTTAACTCTGAGCTCTACAGGAAAGATGTATCAGGGAACTCCCTTCTTTATGCGACTAGCCACCATCCTAAGCATATAGTAAGGAATATACCTGTGGGGGAATATGTTAGGGCCAGGAGATCTTGCAGTACTGAGACAGCCTATATAAGAGAATGCGAGGTCATTGATGGTAGACTGCGGCATAGGGGTTATGATAGAGCAATGATTGATAGAGCCAAGACTAAAGTAAATCTTGAATCCAGAGCACACTATTTGAAGCAGAAAATTCCTATGGAAAAAACAAATCAGAACAGTGTTCCAGTATTTTCTACCCAATATAGTAATAGCTTTTGGAAAATTACTGAGATTGTACGCAAGTTTTTACCTATTTTATCTGTGGATAAAACTCTTAAAAATATTCTGGACACAGGTTGTAGATTTGTTTCTAGACGTGCCCCTACTATTGGCAGTCTCATCTCTCCTAGTGATGCATATCTGGCAAAACCTGCATGCAGTTCAATAAAAAACTGGTTACCTACATGTGGCTCCTATAAGTGCGGCAAAAAGCAGTGTGGGACATGCTCTCATATGTACAATACCAAAGAGAGTGTTAATTCCACTACTGGGAAACGCTATAAAATTAATTCTTTCATCAACTGCAGTTCAGATCACTGCGTTTATGTTATAACTTGCGAAAAATGTCGcaaacagtatgtaggctccacaacccgcactttaaggagacgcattggggaacatttatatgatattatgaatcccgcctctaggaacttgtcaggggcttcacagcattttttatataatcataatggggatgttagttcctttaaagtgaatgctgtggaacagattccagcccctagaagaggtggagatcgtattcagatactgcgggacagggaagccaggtggattttgacatacaatacctgcatgccaatgggcatgaatatcaaaagtgatttaatgtatatatattgataTGTTGATTATTGTTCTGAATGCTTTCGGTATTTATTGCATACAGGTATGCTTATGCTTGTAATCATTATTCATAATTGATCCATTTCTTTGAAAAGTGTCAATCCATGGAGATTAATGGATATAAATTTTTCCTGTATGGGATCTCATGGAATTTAATGAATTATATTTGGCAAATCCCAAAGGGTTAAATTGATTCAGGAAGATCTCCTTTTTGCAATGTATTAGGCTGCTGCCTTACTGACATAATTGGGTTAACCTGTGTATGTTTGACCGGATGTAGCATTCTGGGAAGTGaagaggtgtgttttttttttttttttcttctatatattatgtgtttcatttgggtaacatatgtctatgactaagggccacaatggccagaaacgcgtaagacgctttctttttaaagaaaaaatttttttggatgtcattctgatgattggtgtttttaacaatttttcaataaaatgaatttttaattcacatctatctcggacgtgttgctggatcaggaaaggaatttccactacttgctgctttatattcctgaacacggaattcatatccctgcaccgttctgggtcctggagccaggtgaaataatactacgggtgagctgaaaaaaactttccTTTCTTACCAATTGTGTTCGTTTCTTGCTCCCCTTGGA from the Anomaloglossus baeobatrachus isolate aAnoBae1 chromosome 11, aAnoBae1.hap1, whole genome shotgun sequence genome contains:
- the LOC142255796 gene encoding U1 small nuclear ribonucleoprotein 70 kDa-like — protein: MTQFLPPNLLALFAPRDPIPYLPPLEKLPHEKHHNQPYSGIAPYIREFEDPRDAPPPTRAETRDERMERKRREKIERRQQEVENELKVWDPHNDPNAQGDAFKTLFVARVNYDTTESKLRREFEVYGPIKRRGRTVKGWRPRRLGGGLGGTRRGGADVNIRHSGRDDTSRYDERDRDRERERDRRERSRERDKDRERRRSRSRERRRRTRSREKEERKRSRERSRDKDKDKDKDKDKDKDKDKDKDKERDRKRRSRSRDRKRDRDRDREKKEERVEGETQESAEVAVEELMAGGDAELDGIEYKPEPEEKSSRDRDRDRDREKEKERDKDKDRDRDRDRRRSHRDRDRDKERDRDRDRRRDRDRDRGDREHKRDRDRGDRSEKREERIPDNGMIQEQAEETSQDMYLDQESMQSGEGYLSTENGYMVEPPME